AAAGGGAGTCATATGTGCTGACGCACCTGTGTCACCAGTCCAATCAGGGTGGTCCTCATCAGTGACATGACACTGTGCATGAAAAGCTTATGCGAGATTCGCATCAATAGGAGCATCCTGTTTTGCAAAGCTGGCCAGATTTGGGCAAAGATTTGCATAGTGTCCAACAGTCCTACAAAGTTGGCAATGAGGTGGTCGTCTGCCATGACCACGACCTGCACTACGACCACGACCATGACCACGGTTAGAATAAGAGGAATTAGGGTTAGAACGAGATTGGTTACCAGAACGATGTGACTGAGCCGTGAAGGCAACTGAAAGTTGCTGAGTGCCGTGTAGGGACAGCATAAATATTTCTTGATTTTCGGTCTTGGCTAATAATTCACGGAAGGAGGCAGTACCAAGAGCACGATAAGTTGTAGAAAAATGCTCATAGGAGGGGCCGAGACCGCAAAGAAACCAATGGCACTTGTCAGTCTCAGCGACAGGATGACCGATTGCGGCTAGTTGGTCACATATAGCTTTAAACTTGCGGCCGAAGTCAGCAACTGTGGATGAGCCTTTCTGGAGAAGACGAAGGTTGTCACGTAACATGTGCATCCGGTCGGTAGATTTGTGACTATAGGCACTTTCCAAAGCAAGCCAGATTTGGCGTGCATTGGAGAGACCTATAACCCAGACATGGCTTCTTCGGATAGGGACGATTGCAAAAGGAGACAAACCGTCTGATCATCGGCTGTCCAGGAGGTATATTCAGGGTTTGGTGAAGATTTGTCATTGACGAGAAAAGTTTCGGCAGGGGTTGAAAGCGTGCCATCTATATGGCCGATCAGTTTTTGCAGATTGAGAACAAGGGTGTTAGGATCTGAGgttctcatgattgtgtttgtttgtaataaTTAAACAATCAATGAATGTAAAACAAAGATCTAATGCAGCGGAaataaaacaaactttgtaaacataatcaaaggaaCAATAGTTTTCATAAACATGTGAATCTCATTAGTGTCGAAAGATTATAATCAAAAGATTACATGCATGCTTACATACTAAAACTCTCCCTCTGCTCGAGCTCCATGGTTGATCGTACAAGATGATAGAATTGAAGGAGAAAACTCCTTGAATAGAACAGAGCAAtctgttctatttatagtgtacatcaaaccactgaagcatctaagctgacgtcaccatgaaagcgacacttaacaacctaacaaactacaaTAACTGATCTAGTATAAACACTGTTGTCAAACAGCTGATTACAATACATAAT
This is a stretch of genomic DNA from Helianthus annuus cultivar XRQ/B chromosome 16, HanXRQr2.0-SUNRISE, whole genome shotgun sequence. It encodes these proteins:
- the LOC110932482 gene encoding uncharacterized protein LOC110932482: MLRDNLRLLQKGSSTVADFGRKFKAICDQLAAIGHPVAETDKCHWFLCGLGPSYEHFSTTYRALGTASFRELLAKTENQEIFMLSLHGTQQLSVAFTAQSHRSGNQSRSNPNSSYSNRGHGRGRSAGRGHGRRPPHCQLCRTVGHYANLCPNLASFAKQDAPIDANLA